The following coding sequences lie in one bacterium genomic window:
- a CDS encoding UPF0164 family protein: MKLLLVIGLIAFSSYGIDENAGISGAQFLNIGVSARASGMAGAYCGLVDDVDSMYWNPAGLSKIKKKQIGLTHNSWFNSVNYEYFAAIMPFGNQGIGIALSLLNSSRIKRTTVSNPSGDGSSFDACDYSLTGSYGKN; this comes from the coding sequence ATGAAATTGCTTTTAGTAATTGGCTTAATAGCATTTTCAAGCTATGGAATTGATGAAAACGCCGGAATATCAGGGGCACAATTTCTAAATATTGGGGTTAGTGCAAGGGCAAGTGGAATGGCTGGTGCATATTGCGGGCTGGTAGATGATGTTGATAGTATGTATTGGAATCCAGCTGGTCTTTCTAAAATAAAGAAAAAACAGATAGGCTTGACGCATAATAGCTGGTTTAATTCAGTAAATTATGAGTATTTTGCAGCCATTATGCCCTTTGGAAATCAGGGGATAGGAATCGCCCTTTCCTTGCTCAATTCCTCTCGTATAAAAAGGACTACCGTTTCAAACCCTAGTGGTGATGGCTCTTCCTTTGATGCCTGTGATTATAGCCTTACCGGCTCATATGGAAAAAATA